ATTTATGCCTgccaaattataaaatatttataaaacaattATATAGTATTATCATACTAGTTCAGAAAATTTCTAATAAATCATTCAGGTAAGTAGCTTGAGTTCTGAGTTCTTCAATTAAGCTCTTCTAACTTTTCTCTTTATTAGAATTAATTATAGCATAAATCTTTGTACTACATTAGCACACAGAAAAATGtcatgcaagattttttttctccatccagGGCACCTGCAATAGTAGAACCTAGTCTTAAATTTTCCAAACAATGTAGACATTCACTCCATaacaaacataaataaaaactaaaaaggaaaaccagccattgtaacagaagagaaaaatccaaGTCAGTCAGTCCCAAGGTTCCACCACCGAAATGGAAATGTATTGTTGGTATATGTGGTTTTAGAGTAAGCAAAATGTCCATGAAGAGACTGCCATTTTCTGCCATCTTCCTCTGTTGGAAAAGTAACCTGCAGCATTCAACAGTCAGATTTAAAAAGCCTTAATGTTGTAAACTCTGGCAGGCAGACACCACTTACTACTAAGTGTCTTCAGAATCAATTACCTAACACCTTTAATGAGGAGTGGGCGAAGTGTACCAGGTAGcttcttctaaaataaaaacaaaccttcTTTCACCCCGAAACAGCCAGCTTCCTTCTTTCCCAGGCCTGAGATAAGATGGAGATTGCTGATCTAGAGAGAGGCCATTTACCAACTCCAATTTTTCAGTTGTTGCAGAAGGGTAAGGTACCCATGGAAGGCACAAGCCCTTCTTTCCCCCACTTTCCCAGAACTCTAGTTACCTAGTTACCAGATTACTTTTCAGAACATTATGAAGGGCAGCCAACAGAGCGAGTAAGCTGTGGTCTTATTCTTCAACCCCAGATCCAAACTGCCAAACTGCGTATAGCAAAcggggaaaggaaggagaaaacttGACAGGATAAGGACCAAAAGCTTAAGCTTTGTCCTGATGAAAATCAGTCTAAGACTGCTGCTAAATACAGATATGTAAGCTTTTATCCCCCTTTGAAGTCATAGCTATTAAAAAGGCAACTAACACTCATGAGTTCTTCTGAAATCTTCTAGTttctaaaaaaaacacaaaaaatccaACACATATAAAGATGTTCAGACTAAAACTAGATCTTCCAAGCAACTAACAGAGACTATGACTTCAGATTCAAAAACAGCACTTGTAAAATCACCATCTTCCACAAAATAAGAGCTGCCTAATGGGCGCCCTTTCTTTATATGCTAAAGTCTTTATATGCTAAGTCTCAAAAGACATCAAAAAACTATTTCCATGAACGCTGCAGCAGGCACATGTGAACTCAGCTGATCTGCAGAAAATAACCCAAGGATTTAATCAGATCAAAAGCTGAATCTAAGCCAACAAATATACACAGCATGAAACCAGAAGGCTCATGTAATATGTGAATTATCCCCACTCAAAGCACTAATAAGGCCTCCTTTAGCACTGTGTGACATTTTAGTACTAGCATTCCAGATAGAACAATTAaaacgtgaaaaaaaaaagtacagatctAGAAAGCACAACTGGTGAAAAAACTGGGTAGCTTGTTATGGCTAGACAGAATACTAAAGAGTGACCTTGTTACAGTTACCAGATATGTGAAAATGCATAAAAGGCTGtaaaaaagagaataataaaTGGTTCAACAGATCTATGAGCTTTATGACAAAACATCATAGTGCTGAACAGCAACCAGTGCGACTTAGACTGGTGTCTTGAGAAACCATTTCTAGCCTTACTACATCACTGGTGATTTTAAGCAATATAACCAAACATTTATTAAGAATGGATGAAGTGTGGATTATCCTGTCCTGTATCAGGAGGACCACCAAGATGGCCTTCCTTCCAAGTCCTATCAAATCATGTGAAATGTAAACCACAACAAAGAGCAGAAGAGACTGAATAATTTCACCCTACTATATATTCCAAAAGCTGAGATGCATCTGCATGAAGTAGGAagatgtatatatatgtatcctGCCATGATGTAACagatatacacatttttaaactatTGCCAGAACAAAGCAGTACAGCAACTTGATTTATTATATGCAGATTCTTCTGCATTGTTGCTAAACAGTACACTGGTCCAAAGTTACGAAAATACTTAAAAAACTATACATTATGTAAACAAAACATAAATAAGACAGCATAGTTCTTTGTACATACAGTTTAGTACAGATTGTTACGAATTAATGAATATGTACAATTCTATACCATAGAATGCATTTTTAcaatgcataaatattttttttaaagaaataaatcaaaaataaatttcacaaagaaaaaggagATATATACTGTCATAAACACACTGGCAAACAGTCCATACTGTAAGATGGAACATGTGCAAAGGGCTAGATTTCTCCAAACTAAAATGTTTAATGAACTCATTGGCCATTTCTGACCTTTTTACTAAAGAACACTCTGAAAAGTTTTGACAAACTAAATAAATTTTACTTCCTCCGAAGCCCCACAGGTAAACAGGAAAGAACTGTAATCTGAAGTAATATTGAGTAAATCAACTGTTTCAAACAATGTGAGAAATAATTATTCAATAGTTACAACTTCCAAAGTCAGAAGAATGCCCCAAAATTTCAAAGTGGCTCATTTGCAGTAAATTCAGGATGCAGCTTTGTCAGGTTTATCAATGCAAGATGACTGAGATGGAGGGAAGACAGTGGTAGGATTTCTGCTTGTGCACACAGTAACAGGAGGCAGTGAAGAAGACAGGGAAGAAACTTTTGATGCTGGAGTGTTTATAGCATTCAAAATGGCTCCCTCCGGACTGACCAACAGTTTTTTGATAGAAGTGTCTAAGTGAAACACTGAAGTGTTGCTTGGTAAATGAGAGTTTGGAGGATGAACAGCAGAAACCACAGACGATGTAGCTACAAGATTAACAGGAGATTTTATCACTGAAGACACAGACAGTGTCGCTGCAGACAGTGGAGTACATGAGCTAGCTGGAGTACTAAATATCTGGGGTGTTGCATGTACAACAGGTAAAACATCTGCAGACCCAAAAGAGTTCACGATTTTTGTAGAGCTCTTCAAAGGATGCTTTGATATTTGCCAACTTAATGAATTACTTGGTGCTAGGATGATTTTAGAGGTTATTGGATTAGCAATAGGTACACTTTGAGCCTCTTGACCATGGTTAATAGTTAAAGGAGTCGTCTGTTTTGTATTACAAGAGAGAAGAACAACATGGTTGCCAGCTCCAAGGCCTTGTGGTGGAACAACAAAACAATTACCGTTAATCATTATCTGAGTTCCAGGTGCCAAAGGCACACAGGTGTTAATGACTATTTTCTGTTGAATACAAGGTTCATTCAACTGACCACCTGCCTTGCTTGGTACAGTGGGTGAAGCTGCAGACATCTGAACGGTAGAAGCACAAGTGTAAGCATAACTTTGTTTCTCTGTACTGGGAGGCACCTGCTGGCACTGTAGGGAAGAAAAACTGGGAAAACGAGTAACTTTACTTGTATTTGGTGATGGAGCGGGCAAACTCTGAGGTTTGTGAATACCTGCATTACTTGGCAGAGTAGTTGAAACTCCTGATGACTGAAACTGAAGCAGTGTGGGCACCTGGCTTTTTGGTACTGGAGGAGGAACTGGAATTGCTGCCAACTGAGGAACTGTATGTAACACTTTGGGGGGAGTGGCTACAGATCCAGTCAAACTAATGACTGGCAATTGCAAAGCAGATGCTAAGTTTTGAGGAGATACTGTTGGTTGTGTTGTTGAAATCAGCACAGATGAAGAAAGATGTCCTGTTTTCACAGTTGATATACCCACACTATTTCCAATATTCGATGTACATAGTCGGTTACCCAGAACTGGCCTTATTCTTGAGGGATCATTTCCACCAATTAAGACAGTGGGCCATGTCCCAGAAGTAGAACCACCTGATGTTACCGAAACAGATTCTACACATGCATTTACTGTTGTTACTGTAGAGGTATTTTCAGCTTTTGTTGCAACACATGTAGATGCACTAACGGACACAGCACTTTGGCTCACAAAACCTGGAGCAGGAACCAAAGCACTACTACTTGTCAAAGACAGTGCCAAGGCCATGCTCTTTTTGTCTTCTGCCTTAGAAATGGCAGAGTGCAATATATTAACTGGTGGAGGCTGCTGTGCATTGCCTTTAGTATTTACAATGGTTTGACCTATATTTAGTCCAATTTTCACATCTTTCACTTGAGCAATAGTTGATGATGAATTTATTCTTATTGGTGCTCCTACTGTAGATGGGATCAGAACCAACTGTGGTTGCTCTGTGGCACTAACAAAGGTTTTGCTTAGGGAAGAAGGAAGGTTATGTTTCAATGACTCTGCAACTAGATTGGTGACTGATGGGCCATTGGCAATTTGTGTGTTAATGAAAACCAACTTCTGAGCATTAACACCAGTAGATGCTGGAGAGGGTATAATACTGACTCCTGATGCCCCACAGGGTGATAAAATAGGTGGATTTGTAACTAATGTAAGTTTCTGGACTGGAGCACCACTGATTAAATTTCCGTTTGTTGCTGAATTAGACTCAGATCGTATAGCAGGATGTGTTGTAGTTTTAGTATCACCTTGTTGCTGCACAGAATTTGGAGTTATGACAGTGTTATTTTGTCCAAAGGCAGTAACACTGGCAGGACTGTTTGGAGTTGCTGACATCAAATTGCTGGCTGATGAAATGGAGGATAAAGAAGGAGAGGACACATAGCAGGAGTTTGCTATTACTTGACCCAAAGTGCCCCCAACAGAAGGCTGCTGTAATGTGAATTTGATATTTTTCTCCATTGCCTGGGTAAAATCAGCTGGGAAAGCTGGAATGTTAACAGAAGAAGCTGTTGAGGGGGCAAATCCAGAAAGACATGATTGTCCAGCATATGGGAGACCAGACGTGGCTGTTACTACAGATGGAACAGTAGAGCATGGTAATGATGTGGTTTTTGGCACAAGAAAGGTCTGAAGTTGAGGTGCGTATGtgaaaactgaactagaagataaaCTACCAGGTAAAATCTGGTCTGGGTTTGTTCGCACTTTAACAATTCCTGTGTTTCCACCTCGTGTTGTGACGAGAATAGATTGTGATTCTCTTATACACACTGTCTTCAGCTCTTGCCTAGTTTCAAAGGAGTCAGTTGTTTGCTGTGAGGCAAGACTATGACAGGCAGAAACAGTGTTTGTAGACCCACTTAAGGTTGTTGCTGGTATCAAAGACTGGCTAGCTGTGGAAAGAGTAGGTGAAGTCAAAGACACATGGAGTGTGGCAGCTGAAACTGTAGTCTTGATTTTGTCAGCTTCAGTTTGGCTCACCTTAATTGTTGACGATAGCAAGTTACCTGCTGGAGTTACAGAAGGCAATGGTTGTGTAGTGTTCACGGGACCAGCCAGTTGTGACAAGTGGATAGTATTCTTGTTAAAAATTGTACTAGGCGACTGAGTGGTAGCATTTGCAGGGCCTGTTACCAGAACAGGTGTTAAAGGAACACTGACATTTGATATTTCTGGTAAAGTTGTACATCGCAGCTCAGATGATTTTTGCTGTAGTGACTGAATGTCCTTGGACacaatttttccttccttctgctgaaTAAGAAAATTCTTAGGTAAAATAAGAACTTGTTGCATGACTTTTTCTCCAGTTTTAGGATCAATCACAggttgcatttgaattttcacaGAGCTGTTGTGAAGATCTATTGGTACACAGTGGCCATTTGGCATTTTGTAAACCATTTGTAAAGGAGCCTTTGAACTGGTCTGGCAGGGTAATACTGGTTTTATCAGTGATGATTCCAAAGATGACAAAAGTGCCTTTTCAGAAGTAGATGAGTTTATGCCTGGGGGAGGTGACAGTTGATTTGTTAAGGTCACTTTGTTCCCAGTATTCTTGGCAAGCAATGCCTGGATGGGTTTGGTCCCTTTCAGATTTGATACTGATGTTGCAGGATCTGTCAAGGAAAAAGATCCTGGAGTTGAGCCTTCAAATTGTTTCAGCTCAGTCAAAGAACTATCTGGCTGCAGGCTACTTTCCACACTCTGGACCACAGCCTCATTAGTGCTCAGCTTAGCTTTCTTTCTTGGTGAAAGCTCATTAATGCTTTGATCCAGACAACTACTTTGCTTGGACTGTCGTTTAACACATTTGGGTAGTGTCTTGTGTATTTCTTTAGAAGCTGATTCTTTTTTCAGAATTCTGTTTTTTCCTGGAGGTAAATTCATCTCTAATAGTTTCATTTCATCTGCAAGGATATTGAAACAGAAAGTGTGTTTTACACATTTGGAACTGATACCTCTATATAACAATTTTACAGTGTCTAGCTAAAGGCAAAACATTAGTTTTCAAGTAGAAGGATATGTGGAAGGAGAATGCCAGCTTCTTTAATGGCATTTGGTCAAGGACCTTCTTCAAAGCAAAAAGGGGACAATATGAAAGGAGGAAGTCATGAACAAGAACATACAGGGACACAAACCTGACCAGTTTCTCCAGCATGGAGGCAGTGAGGAAAACCAAACCTGTTCATTCACACTAATTGATGAAGGCATGTGAGAGTGTGAGAATGTTTATTCTAGCAAAGTTATCTCATCTAGGACCTAGTTAATTgggaaactgaaggaaaaacggacaagcgaggaaaaaaaaaaaaagacacagatctAACATACGATGACAAGAAACAGCCTCACCAGTCACAAGATCTGATGGCTATCGAGAAACTACATGTGCCCCTTCCAGGAAGATCAACCTGGACTTTGCAACTGATATGACTGTAAAGCAGGGAAAATCCTGGACACTGAGCTGTGAGGGATGTGGGAATCAACAGAGCTGTACAAACAACGCAGGGATGTAGAGAGGAAGGGCGAGCTGCAAGGACAGACGAGGAGGTCACAGCCTCTGTGACTGGTGCCAGCGACTGGGGGGGTGAGTGTCTGTACCTTCCCCAAATCCAGTGTGTGTGTGGGCAGTGTGTATGTATTCAGTGGCAAACTTCAAGCCAAACTAGCTGGTGAGCAAGGGGGCCTGGGGTCTGGGCTGGTGTATCAGGTGGACTTGTAAGCGTAGGGTGCCTGTGGGACAACGGTGTGAGGGCTATGTTTCATACCGGGCATTGAGCTGGACCAGCCAGCAAGCAGACCATGTATGAAGTGGGTAAGAGGGCCCAAgatgcaggcaggggtgctgAGTGGACAGAGGGGTCATGCATTGAGGTTTTGGCAAGGttctggcaaggttttggcagtgtggggctgcagagaggcctctgtgaggagaggccaggagctgccctgtgccagacacGGCTGGCTCCAAAAGAGATCCACTGCAGGACATAGCTGAACTCATCAGCCAAGCTGGTGATGCCTCATGGAAAACGCTGTGCAGAAGAGTCCAACAGTGGGGAGTGAGGAAAAAATGTAGGGGAAACAACCCTGTAAacactaaggtcagtgaagaaggaggggaaaaaggtgGTCCAGGCACTGCAGTGGAATGCTCTGCAACTTGTgtagaccatggtgaagcaggctgaCCTCTTCCCATGGAGGACCATGCTGGAGGAGGTTATCTATGCTGCAGCCTGTTGAGGACCCCATTCCACAGCAGATGAATATGCCCTcaaggaagctgcagcctgtggagagcccacactggaggaTGCTCCTGACAGGAACTGTGGTTATAGCAGACCCACTTGGGCAGTCTTATGGTGAAGGACTCTAGCCTTGGAGATGACCCATGGTGAagcagttcgtggaggactgtatCCCATGGAGGGACCCATACTGGAGCACGGCAAAAGtgtgaggaaggagcagcagagactaAGTgtaatgaactgactgcaacccccaatCCCCATTCTTCTCTGTGCCACTTGAcagggaaggaggcagaagaattcagaatgaagttgagcctgggaagaaggtagAGATGGGGCCTCGGGAGATGTTTAAGTTTtcgtctttgtttctcaccatcctactctatttaTAATTGGCAATAAATCAAACTTATTTTCCCCAAATGAGTCTCTTTTGCCTGGGACAGTAACTGGTGATTGATCTCCCTGTCTGTATATCTTGACTCATGAGCTTTCCCCTCTTATTTTCACTCCCTGTCCTGTTAAggaaagggattgagagcagctgggtgggtgtctgagagccagccaaggtcaacccaccataaACATAAATTCCAAGCAGGCCTACTATGTAATCACAGAAATAGTTAAGCACAAAAATGGCAAAAACTTGCACTAATCGGAATTTTCATCTTGGTCATGCCTGCCCTCTTCTAGTCTACATCTGTCAGACATGCATCACAAGCTATTTCAATATTACCACAGTAGTAGTTAAGGTGAAAAGCAGGACACAAGCTCACATGGAAAAATTAAGCTCCTGAATTAAGTTCAAACTATCAAATTCCAGTAAATGCTTACCATTGTCTGGGTGATCTTTTCTGGGAACGTCCACATGTTCTGCAGACTCTGAAGATTTACCATGTACTACTGCAAAAGAATCTTTGCCAGAATCAACTTCACTTTCATCATTACTCCACAATTCTCTGGTAAATTTATCATGGTCTGGATGTCTTTTAAAGTCATCATAGTCCTTCTTCAATCTAGACCTTGAAAACAACAAAACTAACTTTAGTAAAGAACCACactgtttttaacatttttaaatttgtatttgctGTCAAACAAAAAGTTTGTGTAGAATTGCATGTGCTCTTCAAAAAATTTCAGGGTAGCTCTGTCTGCAAGTCTCTAAAACCCAGAAAATGTGAAGTGACAGTAATGTCCTTGCCCTCACCAAAACTGAATTCTATGTCATTAAGTCTCTAACAACAGGCAAAAAGACTGAGTCAAATATGACCTTCACTGTTTTACTGCATacatcttctgtttcttccttcatCTTGCATTGTGACAAATGTAACTGTATGGACTTGAGTATTAACTGCAACAAGTCTACTCTTTTCCTTGAAGGCAACCCCAAGTAGACAAGTAAgggaattttgtttttcttaaatgcatCATGTTTTTGGCCCAGCCATGGGACCGTAATATCACTTTCTCCTTTAAGAAAACTTTGTCTCTTGGTCATTGTAACAGCTGCCCACTGTCATTTCCATAGTTTCACACTCCACTGAAGAATGTGCAAATGATGGAAATACGTAGCCGCTTCACTCCTTTCAACACCGTTCAGAAAAATATCCATGTACCTTGATACTCCTAAACTGCTACATATTTCCACTGTGCCTTCCTCTAAACTATTGTTTAGATGAGATCTAGGGGTTAGTTTAGTGCACAAATACAGTGAACTACAGGATTCAGCTGGCAGTATCCAAAAAAATATCCAGGATTATTATTTAGCAAACAAAGAAATTGATTATCACAATTAGCATCTTGTGTGGAATAGAATCTAGACTCTAGTCTGGATCTAACCCTTACGACATTAAGAATAAGATCTTAAATTTACCCATTATTATGTGTTAAAATAACAGCTGTTTGCATTGAGTGCAGCAAGGGCCAGCTGTGTCTtaagggatggagagggaggagccAAGCATGATGTCACAGCTGGcaaggtatcacagaatcacagaatggtgggggttggaagggacctctgtgggtcatctagtccaaaccccctgccaaagcagggtcacctacagaaggctgcacaggaccttgtccaggcaggtcttgaacatctccagagaaggagactccacaacctccctgagcagcctgttccagtgctccgtcaccctcagagggaagaagttcttcctcatgttcagatggaacttcctacgtttcagtttgtgccctttgccccttgtcctgtcgctgggcaccactgaaaagagtttggccccatcctcctgacacccacccttcagatatttataagcatttatcaggtcccctctcagccttctcttcttcaggttaaacaaacccatctccctcagcctttcctcataggagagatgctccagtgccctcatcatcctcatagccctctgctggactctcacCAGCCAGGACACCATCCCACTGCCCCTGaatgggggagcagggcaggcctaGGGGTGGTAACTGGGTTCAACCAAGAGCCCAGATCAACAGACAAGTTTCTGGTGCTGAGGCAGGTCTGAGGTCAAGCTGGGAAGTTAGTTCACAGGTTCAGATCAGGATCAGGTCCAGTGATGGCTGCCAGGGTCAGGACCCAGTTGAGTGATTTTGGGCAGGTCCACAGTGATCACACAGGTGCAAGGTCAGTCTGAGGGTCAGTCCAGATCAGCAGGACCCATGGACAGGCAGGGTAACTGCTGGAGTTGAGCTGGAAACTGGCATTCCTATGGCAGAGATTGAAGATTGCAGAATGACCTGAAACAGGGATCCTGGGCCCATGGGCAGGTGATGTTGACAGAGGCCCAGGTGCGGCTCATCAGGGTCAGTAAGACCTGATAGCTTACTCACAGCTTTGACACTCTCACTGACCAAAGACAACCCTGAAGTCTGTATGAAGATGTAGTATGAACGATACTTCGACTCTGCCATTATGATTTTGAGCTTGAAGTCTAGATGCGGAAGAACTATAGAAAGACACTACGGAATCACAGGAGAACAGCAGGGAACCACTACTGTACTAAAGCTTCTGGACgggaatttgctttttttcttttgagaaaattCTGCTGTGGCGCTAGTCAACAAATGTGATCAGTGGGCACAACTAACCTTTCCTTTTAAACCTTGCTGCTATTTAAACACCATTCAACATCATACTCTGTCATGATTTTGAAAAGACCAGAGGACCTttcagaaggggggaaaaaaggattttCATAAAGAGTGCTGCTACTaattaaagacaacaaaaaaagaaggaagaaaaacttcaGACTCTGATTCCATACTGAGGTCTTGCACAGAAGGAAAGAGCTCTGCCCAGCCCTTGACAACCTAGAAGGCCAACACTGTCATTCAATTAGTAGCTGTTGGTAGCTGACTGAGACACCCTACCGACACTGCAACTGCAGCTAGACTTGTAGTGATGCTGCTGTTTACACCAGCATAAGCAATCTTTACTGAATTGCTTTTTCCCTTTCACATGACACCTTTCCTCACCACTGTCATTAGTGCTACCCAGCTGCCTAGCAGATGCATAACGAAGCAGATCAAGACATTGATCTGCCCTCGCTCCACCCATCTCTATTTCCTCCCCACAATTTGTAAAGGTTGTTTTTCAGCTGGAGCTGTTCCCTTGTATACCATGCGTTTGTCCAAACAATTGTCATGGAAATACCTAGGCTAGCATTGCTGAATAAACTAGGGTTACAGCCTAAAACATACATCAGAAAATCAGAAATTATCCTCCACTCTAAGTGCATGCTTCTCTAGCTGCCAGCACACATAACAAGACCCCAGCCACCCAGTTGCAGACCAAAATTTACTCATGTTAGGCACACCTCATATATAATACTTGTACACACTTCACATGACAGTTCTACTTCTGTATTCTATAACCACGTTTAACAAACAAGAACTAACACTAGGCACCAAACCATTACACAGCAGAGTTTACATAAATGATAAGACTGGAAACCCCACATCCTGGAAACTGAAATCCTTTCTAATAGTATTATCTGTCACATTTCCAAAAGGAGTCTGAATTGCTACAGACACGAAGAAATTAATACCTAAGGAAAATGAACATGAACTTGAATAGAAAGGAATAGCAAAAAGCAAAACTTGTACTTTGGTCCattatttaaatcaaaatgttCAACAGCACCTAAATTTCCAAATAAGGATTTTAATTCATGCATGGTGTCCATAAAATGAGCTACTAAGGAACCAACTCTTTGCATTCTGTTTACTGTCTTTGGAGCTATggcattgtttttttttaaacataatacTTTTTACACTTCTCAGAATTAGTTCTGCACCACTTAACTATGCAAGTTGCTTCCTTCACACTCAACAtgtgagtccccatccctggaggtgtttaaaaaaatgtgcagatgtggcacttcaggatatggtttaatcggaatggtggtgttgggtggatggttggacttgatgatcttagaggtcttttccaatctatggttctacaattctatgaacaTTTAAGCAACTGCCTAACTTCACCTATCATCAGAGTTCCAGCTCCTAATCAtcacttgctttttaaatgtcTATGTGGCAAAACTCAGGTGTGATTATAGCAACAGCCATATGGCTAACAGACAACAACGGCACCAAGCCTCAAGACACAATGATGATGAGTCAATACTCAGTCTCTCCAGGATTTATAACCTGGGTAGCATCTTCACAGCCATTAATACTTGCCCATACTAGATTAAAATCAGTCACCGCTGATCAACACACCTCATTGCAGATGCATTTCAAATTTACAGCGTTACAAAGACCTCAAAACAACATTTTAAGAATTGCTTTGTGCTGAATTCATAAACAA
This DNA window, taken from Opisthocomus hoazin isolate bOpiHoa1 chromosome Z, bOpiHoa1.hap1, whole genome shotgun sequence, encodes the following:
- the BRD10 gene encoding putative bromodomain-containing protein 10 isoform X4; protein product: MDSAEPAGGELSADRPAASCLRCGEEEPDKEGDDAGGNSDGCSWEQSLNPELQQGYRILREFLTEKYRPLTAPFLKPHGDQASVREEGPGSLSGRNSSHCVQQSPAGMGLLKMEEKFTSGQYAGIADFVGDFRLMLETCYRLHGVDHWLSKQAQKLEMILEQKLALLSRHLREKTSIAVMSRGCYGLEDEKGTACISTRRRSTPRNLVGLSTGMFESVMVQVLRQEEQLRAKEEKRLREQERKEAEEASQKEIEEWEKSLLAQAAPTRMETMWEIPAIGHFLCLAQQILNLPEIVFYELERCLLMPQCNAFLSKIMTSLLSPPHRRSTLHRRPTLSYRTWEAALRQKVQHWYNVVGQTDNPNSSAEKLGLCPQFFKVLGEVNPLEEKPFHELSFYQKVWLLKGLCDFVYETQKDVQDAVLGQPIHECREVILGYDYLENAYVHFPQFCGADVRIYKQKPFQAPEFPSPPIKVRKVSRIKSEKVKHAYVSKNNEEVSSGGGEELLNHSKTEVEKSMDSVVTCPEKIPHIGSFRVTTEEINCEIKTSRVCDIKKTGCYKENLRDLISSGEAVGMGGHPSSGEIRAVENRQGCAEMGSVKAEITPFKENTLKACQVHVNGTHNDKQDINYHESAEETTLENTLRNKKKLNKLRAKKKKKKKKKLKDILNENLQRKLDDLQRKREIHLHPFKSYKSEIQNKLFIIKKKAKHKKHKSVSERTNLAGKKSVSKKAITKKRKGVTKSAIPEFQLICTNLDELRELITKIEKELKDLEDIKKKSGRWYHRKQAVKELHGTLIRLLNELLPWEPKLMKAFQRNRSRLKKDYDDFKRHPDHDKFTRELWSNDESEVDSGKDSFAVVHGKSSESAEHVDVPRKDHPDNDEMKLLEMNLPPGKNRILKKESASKEIHKTLPKCVKRQSKQSSCLDQSINELSPRKKAKLSTNEAVVQSVESSLQPDSSLTELKQFEGSTPGSFSLTDPATSVSNLKGTKPIQALLAKNTGNKVTLTNQLSPPPGINSSTSEKALLSSLESSLIKPVLPCQTSSKAPLQMVYKMPNGHCVPIDLHNSSVKIQMQPVIDPKTGEKVMQQVLILPKNFLIQQKEGKIVSKDIQSLQQKSSELRCTTLPEISNVSVPLTPVLVTGPANATTQSPSTIFNKNTIHLSQLAGPVNTTQPLPSVTPAGNLLSSTIKVSQTEADKIKTTVSAATLHVSLTSPTLSTASQSLIPATTLSGSTNTVSACHSLASQQTTDSFETRQELKTVCIRESQSILVTTRGGNTGIVKVRTNPDQILPGSLSSSSVFTYAPQLQTFLVPKTTSLPCSTVPSVVTATSGLPYAGQSCLSGFAPSTASSVNIPAFPADFTQAMEKNIKFTLQQPSVGGTLGQVIANSCYVSSPSLSSISSASNLMSATPNSPASVTAFGQNNTVITPNSVQQQGDTKTTTHPAIRSESNSATNGNLISGAPVQKLTLVTNPPILSPCGASGVSIIPSPASTGVNAQKLVFINTQIANGPSVTNLVAESLKHNLPSSLSKTFVSATEQPQLVLIPSTVGAPIRINSSSTIAQVKDVKIGLNIGQTIVNTKGNAQQPPPVNILHSAISKAEDKKSMALALSLTSSSALVPAPGFVSQSAVSVSASTCVATKAENTSTVTTVNACVESVSVTSGGSTSGTWPTVLIGGNDPSRIRPVLGNRLCTSNIGNSVGISTVKTGHLSSSVLISTTQPTVSPQNLASALQLPVISLTGSVATPPKVLHTVPQLAAIPVPPPVPKSQVPTLLQFQSSGVSTTLPSNAGIHKPQSLPAPSPNTSKVTRFPSFSSLQCQQVPPSTEKQSYAYTCASTVQMSAASPTVPSKAGGQLNEPCIQQKIVINTCVPLAPGTQIMINGNCFVVPPQGLGAGNHVVLLSCNTKQTTPLTINHGQEAQSVPIANPITSKIILAPSNSLSWQISKHPLKSSTKIVNSFGSADVLPVVHATPQIFSTPASSCTPLSAATLSVSSVIKSPVNLVATSSVVSAVHPPNSHLPSNTSVFHLDTSIKKLLVSPEGAILNAINTPASKVSSLSSSLPPVTVCTSRNPTTVFPPSQSSCIDKPDKAAS